One part of the Kiritimatiellia bacterium genome encodes these proteins:
- a CDS encoding HAD-IIIA family hydrolase, with product MDRDGTLNEMVYDETHGTMDSPRRPEQVRLRAGAAAFLRGVRQLGYEVIVVTNQPGIAKGTLTEAELEAVHRRLAELLAAEGAAWDAIYWCPHHPSVRACSCRKPKPGLLRRAARERQLRLRGSWMVGDGVVDVQAGRAAGCWTLFVGRLKPEVLEKLFDDGDAMPDAVACDLAGALEVIRRGRRTNSR from the coding sequence GTGGACCGCGACGGCACCCTGAACGAGATGGTGTACGACGAGACGCACGGCACGATGGACTCGCCGCGCCGGCCGGAGCAGGTGCGGCTGCGGGCCGGCGCCGCGGCGTTCCTGCGCGGGGTGCGGCAGCTCGGCTACGAGGTGATTGTGGTCACCAACCAGCCCGGCATCGCGAAGGGGACGCTGACGGAGGCTGAGCTGGAGGCGGTGCACCGCCGCCTCGCGGAGCTGCTGGCCGCGGAGGGCGCTGCGTGGGACGCGATCTACTGGTGCCCGCATCATCCGTCGGTGCGCGCCTGCAGCTGCCGGAAGCCGAAACCCGGCCTTTTGCGGCGCGCCGCGCGGGAGCGCCAGCTGCGTCTGCGGGGAAGCTGGATGGTGGGGGACGGCGTGGTGGATGTGCAGGCCGGACGCGCAGCCGGCTGCTGGACGCTGTTTGTTGGCCGGCTGAAGCCCGAGGTGCTCGAAAAACTCTTCGACGACGGCGACGCGATGCCCGACGCGGTCGCGTGCGATCTGGCGGGCGCGCTCGAGGTGATCCGGCGGGGGCGCCGCACCAACTCTCGATGA
- a CDS encoding acyl-CoA dehydrogenase family protein, giving the protein MANFYTDNRDLAFIVEQMVDWPAILAWKETLGEGDCPWADADEAKATFVEMLRDPVGEIAANRIAPRAEEVDDIGCRFENGQVVFPEALQRNLKDLRDAQLMGMTIPRRYGGLQFPETVYTAAIEIISQADASLMNFFGLQGGIAETIAQFASEELKARYLPRMSTGEFTGAMALTEPDAGSDLAAVQTRAKDAAGGGLAAQQDPATGLWTISGTKRFITNGCGDVILVLARSEDPEKKGGGRGLSFFLVEKNPRVRVRRIEHKLGIHGSPTCELQFDECPAYLIGARGMGLARYTAWLMLAARLAIGAQAQGIIQAALAEAEAYARQREQFGRPIRELPQVAAMLADLHMLAQASRAVLYAVSEIVDLHQGAEARGLREETRRYGRYAEALTPIAKYYTTEVANRIVYDALQIHGGNGFMQEYPIERLYRDVRITNIYEGTSQIQINWAIPRLVRGDLDDLTAALAAHTFADSDLGRLQDEVNRCFEAYRSVIGWLRDKDAAFREMVGPQVIDMFVEIYAAWLLLRQAERWEYKRPVAARFIRRLGPRVAMNRDLVLNARMETIEP; this is encoded by the coding sequence ATGGCCAACTTCTACACCGACAACCGGGATCTGGCGTTCATTGTGGAGCAGATGGTGGACTGGCCGGCGATCCTCGCCTGGAAGGAGACGCTGGGCGAGGGCGACTGCCCGTGGGCGGACGCGGACGAGGCGAAGGCGACGTTTGTGGAGATGTTGCGGGACCCCGTCGGGGAGATCGCGGCGAACCGCATTGCGCCGCGCGCGGAGGAAGTCGACGACATCGGCTGCCGGTTCGAGAACGGCCAGGTGGTGTTTCCGGAGGCGCTGCAGCGCAATCTGAAGGACCTGCGCGACGCGCAGCTGATGGGCATGACGATTCCGCGCCGCTATGGCGGGCTGCAGTTTCCGGAGACGGTGTACACCGCCGCGATCGAGATCATTTCGCAGGCAGATGCCTCGCTGATGAACTTTTTCGGGCTGCAGGGCGGCATCGCGGAGACGATCGCGCAGTTCGCGTCGGAGGAGCTGAAGGCGCGCTACCTGCCGCGGATGAGCACCGGCGAGTTCACCGGCGCGATGGCGCTGACCGAGCCCGACGCCGGCAGCGACCTGGCCGCAGTGCAGACGCGCGCGAAGGACGCGGCGGGCGGCGGCCTGGCGGCGCAGCAGGACCCGGCGACCGGTCTGTGGACGATCAGCGGCACGAAGCGTTTCATCACCAACGGCTGCGGCGACGTGATCCTGGTGCTGGCCCGCAGCGAGGATCCGGAGAAGAAGGGCGGCGGGCGGGGGCTGAGCTTTTTCCTGGTGGAAAAGAACCCGCGGGTGCGCGTGCGCCGCATCGAGCACAAGTTGGGCATTCACGGCTCGCCGACCTGCGAGCTGCAGTTCGACGAGTGCCCGGCGTATCTGATCGGCGCGCGCGGCATGGGGCTGGCTCGGTACACCGCTTGGCTGATGCTGGCGGCGCGGCTGGCGATCGGTGCGCAGGCGCAGGGCATCATTCAGGCCGCGCTCGCGGAGGCGGAGGCCTACGCGCGGCAGCGCGAACAGTTCGGCCGGCCGATCCGTGAACTGCCGCAGGTCGCCGCGATGCTCGCCGACCTGCATATGCTCGCGCAGGCGTCCCGCGCGGTGCTGTATGCGGTCAGCGAGATCGTGGACCTGCATCAGGGCGCGGAGGCGCGCGGACTGCGCGAGGAGACCCGCCGCTACGGCCGCTACGCGGAGGCGCTCACGCCAATCGCGAAGTACTACACCACCGAGGTCGCCAACCGCATCGTCTACGACGCGCTGCAGATCCACGGCGGCAACGGCTTCATGCAGGAGTATCCGATCGAGCGGCTCTACCGGGACGTCCGCATCACGAACATCTACGAGGGCACCTCGCAGATTCAGATCAACTGGGCGATTCCGCGGCTGGTGCGGGGCGACTTGGACGACCTCACCGCCGCGCTCGCCGCGCACACGTTTGCGGACAGCGACCTCGGGCGGCTGCAGGACGAGGTGAACCGCTGCTTCGAGGCGTACCGCTCGGTGATCGGATGGCTGCGCGACAAGGACGCTGCATTCCGCGAGATGGTCGGCCCGCAGGTGATCGACATGTTTGTGGAGATCTACGCGGCGTGGCTGCTGTTGCGGCAAGCGGAGCGCTGGGAGTACAAGCGGCCCGTCGCGGCGCGGTTCATCCGCCGGCTCGGCCCGCGCGTCGCGATGAACCGCGATCTGGTGCTGAACGCGCGGATGGAGACGATCGAGCCCTGA
- a CDS encoding acetylxylan esterase, producing MRMQTLLLAATVAGTLGRAAEPAGAPALRRFRDDPPDMPPYTLPDPLRYADGSAVASAEEWIARRRGEVLELFREHVYGRVPAAAQRPLEWKLVAEQAVPSLKATWRRIALTARHRDRELTFSVSLFTPEREGPVPLVLLICNRTNVVLEAERPADDQFWPVPEILGRGYATAAYYVRDVDPDRPDGFARGVRGLFAEGDPKPDDWGTLAAWAWAASRIVDVLAGLPAIDGGRIAVVGHSRGGKTALWAAAQDERFALACVNESGCGGANILRRRFPGRETVEIINRGFPHWFNANFKTYANREHELPVDHHMLIALVAPRWVHVGSAEEDIWADPRGEFLGAWHAGPVYRLLGRAGLPSDQMPPIGEVMRGDGLAYHIRAGPHNLTLEDWRAYLDTAAIAFREPPRAR from the coding sequence ATGAGGATGCAGACGCTTCTACTGGCCGCGACGGTGGCGGGGACGCTGGGCCGGGCGGCGGAGCCGGCCGGCGCGCCGGCGCTGCGCCGTTTTCGTGACGATCCGCCTGACATGCCGCCCTACACGCTACCGGACCCGCTGCGGTATGCGGACGGCTCCGCGGTGGCGTCGGCGGAGGAGTGGATCGCGCGTCGGCGGGGGGAGGTGCTGGAGCTGTTTCGCGAGCATGTGTACGGGCGGGTGCCGGCGGCGGCACAGCGGCCGCTGGAGTGGAAGCTGGTGGCGGAGCAGGCGGTGCCCTCGCTGAAGGCGACCTGGCGGCGCATCGCGCTGACGGCGCGGCACCGCGATCGTGAGCTGACGTTTTCAGTCTCGCTGTTTACGCCCGAGCGCGAGGGGCCGGTGCCGCTGGTGCTGCTGATCTGCAACCGGACGAACGTCGTGCTCGAGGCGGAGCGTCCGGCGGATGACCAGTTCTGGCCGGTGCCGGAAATTCTCGGCCGCGGCTATGCGACGGCCGCCTATTATGTGCGCGACGTGGATCCGGACCGCCCCGACGGTTTCGCGCGCGGTGTGCGGGGCCTGTTTGCGGAGGGCGATCCGAAGCCGGACGACTGGGGAACGCTGGCCGCGTGGGCGTGGGCGGCGAGCCGGATTGTGGACGTGCTGGCCGGGCTGCCGGCGATTGACGGCGGGCGGATTGCGGTGGTCGGGCACTCGCGCGGCGGGAAGACCGCGCTGTGGGCGGCCGCGCAGGACGAGCGTTTCGCGCTGGCCTGCGTGAACGAGTCCGGCTGCGGCGGTGCGAACATTCTGCGACGCCGTTTTCCTGGCCGGGAGACCGTCGAGATCATCAACCGCGGGTTTCCGCACTGGTTCAATGCGAACTTCAAGACCTACGCGAACCGCGAACACGAGCTGCCGGTGGATCACCATATGCTGATTGCGCTGGTCGCGCCCCGGTGGGTGCACGTGGGCAGCGCGGAGGAGGACATCTGGGCGGATCCGCGCGGGGAGTTTCTCGGCGCCTGGCACGCGGGGCCGGTGTACCGGCTGCTCGGGCGCGCGGGGCTGCCCTCAGACCAAATGCCACCGATCGGCGAGGTGATGCGCGGCGACGGGCTCGCCTACCACATCCGCGCCGGGCCCCACAATTTGACGCTGGAGGACTGGCGCGCCTATCTGGACACCGCCGCGATCGCGTTTCGCGAGCCGCCGCGCGCGCGCTGA
- a CDS encoding DUF3047 domain-containing protein: MRGRRTILWRYFRVVFGNVQSGNVKRRLGGWAAVAGLGTLSAMGDLRPVYREEFIELPPGAEVRGRPGTPLARFEIVPLTDAAGGRALRMTAEGASGALLMPVDNVSLSRTPILRWRWRVLEWPTDADGRRPDRDDQAVGLYIGAGRGLRRTSLAYRWETATPVGATGAVSYAGGLVRVHWIALRNRESGTGFVVEERNVADDWRRLVGGEPPERFAISISCNSQYTHSRAVAELDWLEFAPARSASEVEP, from the coding sequence GTGCGTGGACGGCGAACGATTTTGTGGCGATACTTCAGAGTCGTGTTCGGCAACGTGCAATCCGGCAACGTGAAGCGGCGGCTGGGCGGGTGGGCTGCCGTGGCGGGTCTGGGCACGTTGTCGGCGATGGGGGATCTGCGGCCGGTGTATCGGGAGGAGTTCATTGAGCTGCCTCCCGGTGCGGAGGTGCGCGGCCGGCCGGGCACGCCGCTCGCTCGATTTGAAATCGTGCCGCTGACGGATGCGGCGGGTGGGCGGGCGCTGCGGATGACCGCGGAAGGGGCTTCCGGCGCGTTGCTGATGCCGGTGGACAACGTGAGTCTCAGTCGGACGCCGATTTTGCGCTGGCGATGGCGGGTGCTCGAATGGCCGACGGATGCGGACGGACGGCGACCCGATCGCGACGACCAGGCGGTGGGGTTGTACATCGGGGCCGGCCGGGGGCTTCGCCGCACGAGTCTGGCGTATCGGTGGGAGACCGCGACGCCGGTCGGCGCGACGGGTGCGGTCAGTTACGCCGGCGGCCTGGTTCGGGTACACTGGATCGCGTTGCGGAACCGAGAGAGCGGCACGGGGTTTGTGGTTGAGGAGCGGAACGTCGCCGACGACTGGCGCCGGCTGGTGGGCGGCGAGCCGCCGGAGAGGTTTGCGATCAGCATCAGTTGCAACTCTCAGTACACGCACAGCCGGGCGGTCGCGGAGCTGGACTGGCTGGAGTTTGCGCCCGCGCGCTCGGCATCGGAGGTCGAACCATGA
- a CDS encoding P-loop NTPase produces the protein MNSPVDREREVLEALRSIEDPDLGRDIVSLGFVRDLRGLEDGHLRFTLRLTTPACPLREDFRRQCEARLRRLEWVRSVAVEITSERPAQVAPRADGLAQVGTILAVGSCKGGVGKSTVAVNLAGALLRRGGQVGLFDADIFGPSLPTMLRPEDPAIRVADGALLPLVVEGLRVMSFGFAAPGGDPAIMRGPMVSQVLDQLLTQTRWGELDYLVLDLPPGTGDIHLTLMQRANITGALIVTTPQELSRVDVVKGIRMFQRLKVPVIGVVENMSRYRCPDCGAVHHPFGSGAREQLVREFGLPVSAELPIWAELSRWGDRGRPVVFAEPAGEVAAAFLELADRVVRELSRVRLGAARPPVVMWEPSRGVIVRRADGRTFVISPRRLREACGCAECAQRRAPPPAAVEPAGIEPMGNYAVSVGWSDGHGPSIYPYEALEALGEAG, from the coding sequence GTGAACTCGCCCGTCGATCGTGAACGCGAGGTCCTGGAGGCGCTGCGCTCGATCGAGGATCCCGATCTGGGGCGGGACATCGTTTCGCTGGGGTTTGTGCGCGACCTGCGCGGGTTGGAGGATGGGCATCTACGTTTCACGCTCCGGCTGACGACGCCGGCCTGTCCGCTGCGTGAGGATTTCCGGCGCCAGTGCGAAGCGCGGCTGCGGCGGCTGGAGTGGGTGCGGTCGGTGGCCGTCGAGATCACCTCCGAGCGGCCGGCGCAGGTCGCGCCCCGTGCGGACGGGCTGGCCCAGGTCGGCACGATCCTCGCCGTGGGCAGTTGCAAGGGTGGTGTGGGGAAGTCCACCGTCGCGGTGAATCTGGCCGGTGCCCTTCTGCGGCGAGGCGGTCAGGTGGGGCTGTTTGATGCGGACATCTTTGGTCCGAGCCTGCCGACCATGCTGCGGCCGGAGGATCCCGCGATCCGCGTCGCGGACGGCGCACTGCTGCCGCTGGTGGTGGAAGGGCTGCGGGTGATGTCGTTCGGATTTGCGGCGCCGGGTGGCGACCCGGCGATCATGCGGGGGCCGATGGTCAGCCAGGTACTGGACCAGCTTCTGACGCAGACCCGCTGGGGTGAGCTGGACTATCTGGTTCTCGATCTGCCCCCTGGCACCGGCGACATTCACCTCACGCTGATGCAGCGCGCGAACATCACGGGCGCGCTGATCGTCACGACACCGCAGGAGCTCAGCCGCGTGGACGTGGTGAAGGGCATTCGGATGTTTCAGCGGCTGAAGGTGCCGGTGATCGGGGTGGTCGAGAACATGAGCCGGTACCGGTGTCCGGACTGCGGCGCGGTGCATCATCCGTTCGGGAGCGGCGCGCGGGAGCAGCTGGTTCGCGAGTTTGGGCTGCCGGTGTCGGCGGAGCTGCCGATCTGGGCGGAGCTGTCCCGGTGGGGCGATCGCGGTCGGCCGGTGGTGTTTGCGGAGCCGGCGGGAGAGGTCGCGGCCGCGTTTCTGGAGCTGGCGGACCGGGTGGTGCGGGAGCTCAGCCGCGTGCGGCTCGGTGCGGCGCGGCCGCCGGTGGTGATGTGGGAGCCGTCGCGCGGCGTGATCGTGCGCCGGGCGGACGGCCGCACATTTGTGATTTCGCCGCGGCGGTTGCGCGAGGCCTGCGGGTGTGCCGAGTGCGCACAGCGGCGCGCCCCGCCACCCGCGGCGGTCGAGCCAGCCGGGATCGAGCCGATGGGCAACTATGCGGTGTCGGTTGGATGGTCCGACGGGCACGGGCCTTCCATCTACCCATACGAGGCGCTCGAGGCGCTTGGGGAGGCGGGCTGA
- a CDS encoding alkaline phosphatase translates to MKRHHGRWSWVTAWRLTLAGIMVWGSGAACAAVTNIVLMIGDGMGFEHLRAASLYVHGREGALFMESLPHRGEVVTTPAWRLPPGADPAATPPKVTDSAAAATAMATGRKVFNGVLSLALPGDGTPLETIVERFAREGRRVGIVTTAHLTDATPAAFIAHVTNRGEAVAIAHQLLAATNVHVMLGAPDRNPRVPLRPDPARAAGWLVVTNRQSLLAAVSNPPPRLLGLFGDGGPMCYEYDHAHTTRREYERLPHLSEMARAAARLVEQGTNGFFLMIEGANIDKAAHGNHLERMIYETIEFDRAVREIVEWAVARGDTLVVVTADHETGGLKVVAGQGAGRMPVVTWAGRSHTGATVPIWATGPGAERVGGRWDNTDIWRLMVGVFERPTEYVPEVGEEPVLGGGMPD, encoded by the coding sequence ATGAAAAGACATCACGGTAGATGGAGTTGGGTCACCGCATGGCGGCTGACGCTGGCCGGCATTATGGTGTGGGGCAGTGGCGCGGCCTGTGCGGCGGTCACGAACATCGTGCTGATGATCGGAGACGGCATGGGGTTCGAGCATCTGCGTGCCGCGTCGCTCTATGTGCACGGGCGGGAGGGAGCGCTCTTCATGGAGTCATTGCCGCACCGCGGCGAGGTCGTCACGACGCCCGCCTGGCGCCTGCCGCCGGGCGCGGACCCGGCGGCGACGCCGCCGAAGGTCACCGATTCGGCGGCTGCAGCGACCGCGATGGCGACGGGCCGGAAAGTGTTCAACGGGGTGCTGAGCCTCGCCTTGCCGGGCGACGGTACGCCGCTCGAAACGATTGTGGAGCGGTTCGCGCGTGAGGGGCGGCGGGTCGGCATCGTTACCACTGCGCATCTCACCGATGCAACGCCGGCCGCGTTTATCGCGCACGTGACCAACCGCGGCGAGGCGGTCGCGATCGCACACCAGCTGTTGGCGGCGACCAACGTTCACGTGATGCTGGGCGCGCCCGACCGTAATCCGAGGGTACCGCTGCGGCCGGACCCGGCCAGAGCCGCGGGTTGGCTGGTGGTGACGAACCGCCAGTCGCTGCTGGCTGCGGTGTCGAATCCGCCGCCGCGGCTGCTGGGGCTCTTCGGCGACGGCGGCCCGATGTGCTACGAGTACGACCACGCGCACACCACGCGGCGGGAGTACGAACGGCTGCCACACCTTTCCGAGATGGCGCGCGCGGCGGCCCGGCTGGTGGAGCAGGGGACGAACGGCTTTTTCCTGATGATCGAGGGCGCCAACATCGACAAGGCCGCCCACGGCAATCACCTGGAGCGGATGATCTACGAGACGATCGAGTTCGACCGTGCGGTTCGGGAAATCGTCGAGTGGGCGGTCGCGCGGGGCGATACGCTGGTGGTGGTGACCGCGGACCACGAGACGGGCGGCTTGAAGGTCGTTGCGGGTCAGGGGGCGGGCCGAATGCCGGTGGTGACGTGGGCTGGCCGCAGCCACACCGGTGCGACCGTGCCGATCTGGGCGACCGGTCCTGGAGCGGAGCGAGTGGGCGGCCGATGGGATAACACCGACATCTGGCGGCTGATGGTTGGGGTGTTTGAGCGGCCCACCGAGTACGTGCCGGAAGTGGGCGAGGAACCCGTGCTCGGCGGCGGGATGCCGGACTGA
- a CDS encoding patatin-like phospholipase family protein: MKIGLALGGGGVRGLAHIPVLEAFDEAGVIPAAVAGTSMGAILGALYAAGRSGRAIRRRVLSRAPASRDAWRRFLRNRAALARWLRAIRPDFRQGGLLRTDRVIGLLADDLPCETFEELRIPLRVVAADFWTGEALVLDRGPLLSAIQASMAVPGVFAPVERDGHLLVDGGLVNLVPWDLLRDRCDRVIAVHVAAAAPPRQRHRVPTVAEAVLGAFDIGHAALLAERLRVSPPDLWVPVPLRDIGIFEFTRAQEALRRGEAAAATVRQALAEWTGGTAPA, from the coding sequence ATGAAAATCGGCCTGGCGCTCGGCGGTGGCGGCGTGCGGGGGCTCGCGCACATCCCGGTGTTGGAAGCGTTCGACGAGGCGGGCGTCATTCCCGCTGCAGTCGCCGGAACGAGCATGGGCGCGATCCTGGGCGCCCTCTACGCGGCGGGGCGCTCCGGCCGCGCGATTCGCCGCCGCGTGCTCAGCCGCGCGCCGGCCAGCCGCGATGCGTGGCGGCGCTTCCTGCGCAACCGGGCGGCGCTCGCGCGGTGGTTGCGCGCTATCCGCCCCGACTTCCGCCAGGGGGGCCTGTTGCGCACCGACCGTGTGATTGGGCTGCTGGCGGACGATCTGCCCTGTGAGACGTTCGAAGAACTGCGCATTCCGCTGCGCGTCGTCGCGGCGGACTTCTGGACCGGCGAGGCCCTGGTACTGGACCGCGGCCCGCTGTTGTCCGCGATCCAGGCGAGCATGGCGGTGCCCGGCGTCTTCGCGCCGGTCGAACGTGATGGCCACCTGCTGGTGGATGGCGGGCTGGTGAACCTCGTGCCTTGGGACCTGCTGCGCGACCGCTGCGATCGGGTGATCGCGGTGCACGTCGCCGCCGCCGCACCGCCGCGCCAACGGCACCGCGTGCCGACCGTCGCGGAAGCGGTGCTCGGCGCGTTCGACATCGGCCACGCGGCACTACTCGCGGAGCGGCTGCGCGTCTCGCCGCCGGATCTCTGGGTGCCGGTGCCGCTGCGCGACATCGGCATCTTCGAGTTCACGCGCGCGCAGGAGGCGCTCCGCCGCGGCGAGGCCGCCGCGGCGACGGTGCGGCAGGCGCTCGCCGAATGGACCGGAGGTACTGCCCCCGCATGA
- the bioA gene encoding adenosylmethionine--8-amino-7-oxononanoate transaminase, whose translation MNPDQLRQLDRAHVWHPYTPRPDVDRGLPIIVRAEGPWLFDTEGRRWFDGIASWWCSAVGHNHPRIVAAIRRQVGELDHSILGGLAHPAAVRLAAELARMMPDSRAHVHFASDGASAVEAAVKIALQYHAITGAPERTELVALEGAYHGDTLGAIGLGFLEHFHAPFRTVCRRAIRVPPPCGGVTVGEATAAARDAFAQHRGRIAAVIVEPMVQGAAGMRMYAAEWLRELYGLARDAGALFIADEIATGFGRTGRWFAFEHAGIAPDIVCVGKALSGGTLPISAAIVRDHIYDAFDGRSPERTFLHGHTFAGQPVAAAAALAALELYRELDLPALAVRIGVALEQRWAALRGQPAVREVRILGAVGAIELGGSAPAAAAAQVRDELRRRAILLRPLGGVVYLMPPLTTPEPDLAAVADAVREATLGAL comes from the coding sequence ATGAACCCGGATCAGCTCCGTCAGCTCGATCGCGCGCACGTGTGGCACCCCTACACGCCGCGGCCCGACGTCGACCGCGGGCTGCCGATCATCGTGCGCGCCGAAGGCCCCTGGCTGTTCGACACCGAGGGGCGCCGATGGTTCGACGGGATCGCCTCCTGGTGGTGCAGCGCCGTCGGCCATAATCACCCGCGCATCGTTGCGGCGATCCGGCGCCAAGTGGGCGAGCTCGATCACAGCATCCTCGGCGGTCTCGCGCATCCGGCCGCCGTGCGACTCGCCGCGGAGCTGGCGCGGATGATGCCCGACTCTCGCGCGCATGTGCACTTCGCCTCCGACGGCGCCAGCGCGGTCGAGGCGGCGGTGAAGATCGCGCTGCAGTATCACGCGATCACCGGCGCCCCGGAGCGCACCGAGCTGGTCGCGCTCGAGGGCGCCTATCACGGGGACACTCTCGGCGCGATCGGCCTCGGCTTCCTCGAGCACTTCCATGCGCCGTTCCGTACCGTGTGCCGGCGCGCCATCCGCGTGCCGCCCCCCTGTGGAGGCGTCACGGTCGGCGAGGCGACCGCCGCGGCGCGCGACGCGTTCGCGCAGCACCGCGGGCGCATTGCGGCGGTGATCGTGGAACCGATGGTCCAGGGCGCGGCCGGCATGCGGATGTACGCGGCGGAATGGCTCCGGGAGCTCTACGGCCTGGCGCGCGACGCCGGCGCGCTGTTCATCGCCGACGAAATCGCGACCGGCTTCGGACGCACCGGACGCTGGTTCGCGTTCGAGCACGCCGGCATCGCCCCGGACATCGTGTGCGTCGGCAAGGCGCTCTCCGGCGGCACGCTGCCGATCAGCGCGGCGATCGTGCGCGACCACATCTACGACGCGTTCGACGGCCGCTCACCGGAACGCACCTTCTTGCATGGCCACACCTTCGCCGGCCAGCCTGTGGCGGCCGCCGCCGCGCTCGCCGCACTGGAACTGTACCGCGAGCTCGACCTGCCCGCGCTCGCCGTCCGGATCGGCGTCGCGCTCGAGCAGCGATGGGCGGCGCTGCGGGGGCAGCCGGCGGTGCGCGAGGTCCGCATCCTCGGCGCGGTCGGCGCGATCGAGCTCGGCGGCTCCGCGCCGGCCGCGGCCGCCGCGCAAGTGCGCGACGAACTGCGCCGGCGCGCGATCCTGCTGCGACCGCTCGGCGGCGTCGTGTACCTGATGCCCCCGCTGACCACTCCGGAGCCGGACCTCGCCGCGGTCGCCGACGCGGTGCGGGAGGCCACGTTGGGCGCCCTCTGA
- a CDS encoding CDP-alcohol phosphatidyltransferase family protein, with amino-acid sequence MSGPPADAAAAPLRLTLATKVTLLRFVGIPVFVSMMVYYRISLSGGAPQPGFRWAAFVVFLVVALTDALDGFLARSRGEISRLGALLDPLADKLLLWSAILTLTAPGQPGLQPQLPVWFALIAFSRDLLLAIGAGALHHHTGPVEIRPTLVGKAATALQMACVVAALGALPSRLVGGLAAVSAAGLVVSAVQYVRRGLRLLRAPPVLPPSRPAVTPPAREV; translated from the coding sequence ATGAGCGGGCCCCCTGCCGACGCCGCGGCGGCCCCGCTGCGGCTCACCCTCGCGACGAAAGTCACGCTGCTGCGGTTCGTGGGTATTCCGGTGTTTGTTTCGATGATGGTGTACTACCGGATTTCACTCTCCGGGGGTGCGCCGCAGCCCGGCTTCCGGTGGGCGGCGTTCGTGGTGTTTCTGGTCGTTGCGCTCACCGACGCGCTGGATGGCTTTCTCGCCCGCTCGCGCGGCGAGATCTCGCGGCTGGGCGCGCTGCTGGACCCGCTGGCGGACAAGCTGCTGCTCTGGTCAGCGATCCTCACGCTCACCGCACCCGGCCAGCCGGGGTTGCAGCCGCAGCTGCCGGTGTGGTTCGCGCTGATCGCGTTCAGCCGGGATCTGCTGCTGGCGATCGGCGCCGGCGCGCTGCATCACCACACCGGCCCCGTGGAGATCCGGCCGACGCTGGTCGGCAAGGCGGCGACCGCGCTGCAGATGGCCTGTGTGGTGGCGGCGCTCGGTGCGCTGCCGTCGCGGCTGGTGGGGGGGCTGGCGGCGGTCAGCGCGGCGGGCCTGGTGGTGTCGGCAGTGCAGTATGTGCGCCGAGGCCTCCGGCTGCTGCGCGCACCGCCGGTGCTACCGCCGTCCCGCCCCGCGGTCACCCCGCCCGCGCGCGAAGTCTGA